In Quercus robur chromosome 11, dhQueRobu3.1, whole genome shotgun sequence, the sequence TTTTCTtcctaaaaggaaaaaaaaattaagggtaaactACGTAATTGGTCAATATCCTATatactatatttcaatttggttcctaatatttcaattgtgtcaatttggtttcTAACCTTTTAATATCGTGTCCATTTAGTCCCTAATGATatcttttgaatgaaaatttatgACGTGTCTAAtggtcaaaacaaaaaattaacttaCGTTGATAAGACAAtgaacttaaattttattttgatcatttgtCATGTTAGCAATTTTTATCTAAGATATAACAtcagagactaaattgacacgatattgaaaagttaaaaatcaaattgacataattgaaatatggtgtaaaggtTATTGTcccacaatttttaaaatttgtaatttggtcgatgaaaatttttagaaggtattaatttgatgaaaatgatatcttttaaaattttcaagaactaataaattaaaattgatggGGTAAAATTGAATTTAGGCCAAAGTACAAGGAAAAAAcgttaaaattgataattttatatttcataaaatgaGCGTAGTTGACTTGAGATGAAAATGTTACGATGGATAATTGGAAATGCAGAGAAAGATAGAAGAAGTCTCTTAATTAGTAGTATAGATATAgataacaactttttttttctctctctcacccactctcatttttattttttttttaatttataaactctctctctctcatgttagACATCCAGggaaaattaaacatataaataaataaacatagtAGATACAGACATAAAGGTTTACCTGTAGTTATCcaaatttttatctaaaaaataaaaaacaattatccaaattataacaaattataattggccctaacaaattataattataacaaattaaaacaataaaaaacacaCGAACGCGTTTAGTACCGGTATATAacaaactagtcgctaacccgtgcgatgcacggaaaactattagaaaataataaagtatgcatatattaaaagacaatttaagttcatgtgtgcttgcaagggatataTTAAAAGTATTATCTATGAGacaaagaactgatgtaaacaaactaaccttacataaaacaaatttaaaaaaaaaaaaaaaaaaaaaaaacataaaactgatgtcacgggaaattcagccacatagtagtaatatataaatctcttaaaacctaaacctaaacctaaacttaaacttaaggactaaatatttacgccccttctcttgctttcttgatgtatttggttaaaaccataaaactgatgtcacgggaaattcagctacatagtagtaatatataaatctcttaaaacctaaacctaaactaaacctaaacgtaaggactaaatatataaacaaactaaccttacaaaagctgaactttataagctaaaatctatatcgtgagttgtagatcttgaatgctataccgtgcgtttagggcttcctacatctggagagagagagagagagtttgcagaaaccaaagaaaatctctctatagcttaagaaacacaatatactaaaatcaaagagataaaattttcaaagaacaaagtattatagataatttaaaagaattttggtttaattcttgaacaccgcaactccataaaattcatactaataataatattttatgatagagcagttagaattttggtttaattattgaacactgaattggaaattgattatgtgagtattcaatggtgaacaaagtactatgtattaattaatatataaacaaaactaactttACAAAAGTTGAACTTAATAAGcgaaaatctataccgtgcattgtagatcttgaatgctttagggcttcctacgtctggagagagagagagtttgcagaaaccgtggctttatgtttcttaatttaagagaggggtaaggttgctagggttttgaggggttataatttttatttattttttattttttaaatattgtgctgacgtggaaaattgtggtgccattttttattttttaaatattgtgctgacgtggaaaattgtggtgccagcaaaggcttcggttttatatatatatatatagattatatatgtgagggaaaagaaaagaagagatcaCAATTCACATTGGCATCAGCCCCTGAAACCGAAACCGAAACCCTAAAATTTGGCTTGCGCCATATAGAGTGGTGTGAGAATGGGAGAGATATACATCCATCGGAGATTTATACCACCGATTGACGACCCCATATTTTCGACTTCGAGGAGTGCAGCACTATTTGGGACGCCTTACAAGAAGTTACCATTCCCGATGCCCATGAAGATCCCCCTCTCGATTTGCTGCGACACCTGCTCCTATTACATCCGCCGCGGCAAAACCATTCTCTCTCGCAAGGAGCAGGTCATCGGCGAGGATTGCATGGGAAGTCCGATCTACCGCTTCCGCTTCAACTGTACAAAGTGTTCTGCTCCCCTCAGCATCAAGGCAGACCATGTAAATCTTGACCGCGTTGTTGAGTCTGGCGCTACCAGAAtgactgaagaagaagagcgtcAGGTTGCAGTCAAGAAGAGACGACGGGTTCGGGTTAGGAAAGCTGCTGAAGAAGAAGTAGTGGGGGATGGGGATGCGGATGCAATGAAATCTTCAGAGAACAAAAGAGAGATTGCTGCGCTGGATGATGAGGTACAAACAAACATATTGCATCCCGGCTCGAATCGCAGCCAAACTTGTGTGTTTTAGACATTTTGCCTGAGATCATTATCAATGTTCTGTAATAAGTAGTAATTATTATGTATGAAGTAACACTTTGATGTGAAATAAATTATTCCTTTTATCAGGAGGTTGCAGTGAAGAAAGGACGGATTGGGGAAGCAGCTGAAGAGGTGGGGCTTGCACTGAATTCTTTAGAGAACAgaacatttgattctaaaagaGAGATTGCTGCGCTGGATGGGATGAAATCCATGGAGGTATTTGCTTTAGTAGTGTAGAGTTGGCCTAAAATTGGCCCTAAAGTCTCTGTAACTTGTGACTTTTAGACATTTTGCTGGAGATCATTATCTCCGTGCTTGCATCACATTTGAAACTGATGAACTCCGCCCCCTTACCAACCCTGCGGCGCAGCCCGGCGCTGTAAATGTTTTCCTGAAAACGTTTTCAATACTTGCAGTTGTTTGTTTTGCTGTAAAACCTCTCTTTGTCAAACATAAAACCCCATGAACCAGCAACACCTTCCCCTTCCCCCATTGTTGATGCCAatatttgttgttattattatttttctatgtttgttttatttggatGTTAGAGCCTTAGAGGTTCTGCAGTGGGTTTTGGTTGGTTGTAGATATACTGAGTTatgttatatattatttttttttggttgtttgtaaGATTGGTCTGGGTTTAGGACCTTTGGTTGTGGATTTGCAAAAGTTTTCCCAATAGTTTTGCTTTCCAATCAGGGTTTTGGTTGCTCcgaggtttttctctctgataATGCTTGATCCCCGACCAGGACAGGCAGAATCAAAGGTAATGGTCATTTGGGTCTCTTccatttctttgattttgatgCTTTCAGTTAAGGTTTTAAATGTTTGAATTGGTTTTGTATTGTGGGTTTAGTATTTGGAGCTCGGAAGTGGGCTGGAAATTCACTTTTAAGGTTATATAgtattttgatctttttaaatATTGCTAAGTGATTTTCACTGTTGGAACTGCTAGcgagtttagaatttttttttcttttttggaaatattagTATCGGAtacattttgaaaatatatattgaaattttttttttacctttgtttttatttaatgcTAATGTAAATAATTGGAGTGAGGACGAGATGCAATTAGGGATATAATTTGTTTGGTCTGGATTCTGGAGTGGATATATGGTAACTAGGAAGCATGGATGCATCATTTGTGGTGTTGTACCTGTGTTGTACCGATGTCGTACCCGTGTCCTATTGGTGTCTTACCAATTTTTCAGAAATTGCTCATGTTGTCTTGTTGTATGTGTACCAGTGTCTATGTCCGTGCTTCCTAGATGGTAAGTTTGTTCAATCTTTCTACACCATAAAGGCTTTAAGTTTAGGAGCTAATAAATTCCCATTATGCAAGAGGTGATAGGGGTGGTTTTAACCTTAGGTACCTTGATACTAGACTTTTTGAGGAACTACTTGTTGTTGACACCTTAATGTGAAAAAGTCTATGAGATAAGTTTGACAATTTCTTGTTCTCCAATCCTATTTATCTACTTATTCATACGAGTCCAGTGCTGAAATGGCCATGCTGATTGTTTTTGGTGAAAAACCTGATGCTCACACAGCAGTTCTACATTCTCCATTTGAATTTAGAATGCTGTTATATGTCCAAGTATATGCTTCTATATGGCATTAGTAAATAATGTGCAGAAAAATATGCTTCTATCTAGCATTATATGTCCAAGTTATTGGATTAAGATAcacataaaaaagaagaagaaaaagttataGGATCAAGATACAATAACTTCAGTTTAAGTTCACAGATATGTCTAGTACTCTAGTTTTTCAGTTTGTGCTCTGCTATATCCGGcagatattgtttttggtgatACATTGtaataatttctttatattttgggGAGGAGTTGGGGTTGGTGCTGTTGGTGCTGTTTCTCTTATTCTACACTTATTCAGTAAATTTGAGGTTAAGATTAATGATATGACATAAGGTTGTTTATCTAAATTCCATATGGATTTCgtgatagaaaatattttgtcagTCTTGGTTTATAGCTGAGGTTCTAAcgcaataatatatatatatgtatgtgtgtgtgtgtgtgtgtatatatatatatatatatatataattgtatctTTATAAAGGGTTAGATACGTTTCCTTATGTATTGTTTCTTCGGTcccctttttaattttcagcCATCTGTCTACTTAAAATACTTCAACAAGCAGCGTTAAAAAAGACAAAGCTTTCTgttttctattcttattttcCCTGGCCCACGATAAAACATCTGCTTCATATCTCTATAACTTTCTCAATCGCTAAAGTCAGAACTCAAAACAACCAATTTAGCTTCTACAAAAGGTAAGAAGGGCCAGATGGTGGAGGGTAAGAAGGAAGTAAGGAATGACAATTGCCTCCATAGAAATCCCCCACCATTGACCTAGTcatcaccaaaacccacaaCCGCCACTTGCTCTTAGCCTCCACTCAAAACCCCACAAGCCAGAAGctactaaaacaaaaacaaaaaaagaccaATTTGAACCAAATTCGATCTGAGTAATGTTGTTGCAAACTAGTGCTCAATGGAGTCCTGAGGCTTGATCGGCagatttggatttttggttttggAGATTTGGATTTGCGGAGGAagccatgagagagagagagctttttttttttaaaaaaaaaaattcggctTTTGTTGATGATAATGATATAGATTTACTATATGGTATTGATAAAAAtctgaaataaatttttttttgggaagattGATCCAAACCTCTCAAGTTATTCTCAGCATAAGGAAAAGTTCCAACCTGAATTCTGAGATTTGAAGACATATCTGATGTGTTATCGTTGGACAGggaagatgaaaaagaaaaaagaaaaagaaaacagagggAGAGTCTTTTACCGCTGTTTGTTGAAGTATTTTAATTGGACAAGTGGCTGAAAATTAAAAGGGGAACTAAGGGACGGagccaaaaatttaaaatttcttcctCAAACTTGTACTAGTCCAACAGATAAAGAATACTTAACCCCTTCAACACTTGTAATCAATCCAATGGTTAAGCCACTCTCTCCAAATAGCATATATGTCAACCCATTAaccatttcaaaacaaaactttattttttttccccttcatttTTATTGTCAAGGATGCCACAAATACTTTTGCTTGTTTTCCTCTATAGTGCTGCCAATTCATTGTTTATTTCTTATCAACACATCTCATCTCAAGATTATTCAACATAGTCAAACAAAACT encodes:
- the LOC126707442 gene encoding uncharacterized protein LOC126707442 isoform X3; this translates as MGEIYIHRRFIPPIDDPIFSTSRSAALFGTPYKKLPFPMPMKIPLSICCDTCSYYIRRGKTILSRKEQVIGEDCMGSPIYRFRFNCTKCSAPLSIKADHVNLDRVVESGATRMTEEEERQVAVKKRRRVRVRKAAEEEVVGDGDADAMKSSENKREIAALDDETDNKKIRAAPSEVSSVLAVGLQ
- the LOC126707442 gene encoding uncharacterized protein LOC126707442 isoform X1, which translates into the protein MGEIYIHRRFIPPIDDPIFSTSRSAALFGTPYKKLPFPMPMKIPLSICCDTCSYYIRRGKTILSRKEQVIGEDCMGSPIYRFRFNCTKCSAPLSIKADHVNLDRVVESGATRMTEEEERQVAVKKRRRVRVRKAAEEEVVGDGDADAMKSSENKREIAALDDEEVAVKKGRIGEAAEEVGLALNSLENRTFDSKREIAALDGMKSMETDNKKIRAAPSEVSSVLAVGLQ
- the LOC126707442 gene encoding uncharacterized protein LOC126707442 isoform X2 is translated as MGEIYIHRRFIPPIDDPIFSTSRSAALFGTPYKKLPFPMPMKIPLSICCDTCSYYIRRGKTILSRKEQVIGEDCMGSPIYRFRFNCTKCSAPLSIKADHVNLDRVVESGATRMTEEEERQVAVKKRRRVRVRKAAEEEVVGDGDADAMKSSENKREIAALDDEEVAVKKGRIGEAAEEVGLALNSLENRTFDSKREIAALDGMKSMEGFGCSEVFLSDNA